One genomic window of [Clostridium] scindens ATCC 35704 includes the following:
- a CDS encoding DUF7309 domain-containing protein: MRKEASLAEWKALYEIATELKELRPWESFWDMDLIQLQGEEEEDVAFVSILGKGGDCYGITVYEGYDGLNDFMRLALADEMNLSVEFAMFSQNNLTCYWGNREELSEKQRKTIKELGYKYRGKNQWLYFMSYQAGYFPYNLDEDEVRRMTRYLGLLLEAVQCYRDMEEVVDFKGGDLFCYAFNEKTGARKWGAQAMPFTSCQFPSLTLTEEELLRELKEASKNDCILEAECTYTGSAVTDKKYDRPANPMLCLLAERNSGMMLKAEMVGPDEDAMVVLAETVVGFILTHGAPKEIRVSNVIIEAILDQVCQVAGIRLRRVKKLSAVSEFWEGMRERL; this comes from the coding sequence ATGAGAAAAGAAGCAAGTTTAGCAGAGTGGAAGGCATTGTATGAAATCGCAACGGAACTTAAGGAGTTGCGCCCGTGGGAGTCTTTCTGGGATATGGATCTGATCCAGCTGCAGGGAGAAGAAGAGGAAGATGTAGCCTTTGTAAGCATTCTCGGAAAAGGGGGAGACTGCTATGGGATAACGGTATATGAGGGGTATGATGGATTAAATGATTTTATGCGCCTCGCACTGGCAGATGAAATGAATCTTTCCGTTGAGTTTGCAATGTTCTCCCAGAATAATCTGACTTGCTATTGGGGAAACCGGGAAGAATTGAGTGAGAAACAGAGAAAGACGATCAAAGAACTGGGCTATAAGTACCGTGGGAAGAATCAATGGCTGTACTTTATGTCTTATCAGGCAGGCTATTTTCCATACAATCTGGATGAGGATGAAGTGCGAAGGATGACGAGATACCTGGGACTTCTTCTGGAGGCAGTGCAATGCTACCGCGATATGGAGGAAGTGGTAGACTTTAAGGGAGGCGACCTGTTTTGCTATGCGTTTAATGAGAAGACAGGAGCCAGGAAGTGGGGAGCACAGGCCATGCCATTTACCAGTTGCCAGTTTCCCAGCCTGACGCTGACGGAGGAAGAACTTTTGCGGGAATTAAAAGAAGCGTCGAAAAATGATTGTATTTTGGAGGCTGAGTGTACTTACACCGGGTCGGCAGTAACTGATAAAAAGTATGACCGCCCTGCCAACCCAATGCTGTGTCTCTTGGCGGAGAGGAATTCGGGAATGATGTTGAAGGCAGAAATGGTCGGGCCTGACGAGGATGCAATGGTGGTACTGGCTGAAACTGTGGTGGGATTTATCCTGACCCATGGAGCGCCAAAGGAAATCCGGGTAAGCAATGTGATTATCGAGGCAATCCTGGATCAGGTGTGCCAAGTAGCCGGAATACGGTTAAGGAGAGTGAAAAAACTTTCGGCAGTCAGCGAGTTTTGGGAAGGCATGCGGGAAAGACTCTAA
- a CDS encoding helix-turn-helix domain-containing protein, which produces MDTKKIGAFLKQCRKENNLTQEQLAEKFGVSARTVSRW; this is translated from the coding sequence ATGGACACAAAAAAGATCGGAGCTTTTTTGAAACAATGCCGTAAGGAAAATAATCTTACACAAGAACAGCTTGCAGAAAAATTTGGCGTATCGGCAAGAACCGTTTCCAGATGGTAG
- a CDS encoding Cas10/Cmr2 second palm domain-containing protein — MGIEGDAGEFAGKVKEILLQCSGVCIFTTTCAEDEISKRLKRLFAKFYRESGGKLILKYVLFTEDVSTGNGKLKAIQSSKELLKSKACMNQVVKENQEILFQFMKYHEEDISAQNEEGGAFVQTINDLRASEQKSNENKQDKGSFRIVVIKADLDGMGSAFQKIQDFEVYQKVSSILNQYISMEYLEEKVRGFQINNSEFKVYPLYVAGDDIFFAVGMENLIEGINLCKWIVKELNSAIEDTVGTASFNKLTLSIGLDFAFNREPIRYYFARVEDQLKKAKKAKALNKGERDRLVARICINDVVYYDVKREEKKEEENTEAESDVPKWEHVIHGLKVAKRAEKEGIEVTAFLYELLRKLKVREEDPTGIIHSNLVLYHLLPQYLDDPCKEKRKAELLLLENILSFISFGKKNETKELNFDQTSCTKLVKYISLLILLCDIRFNIREGEKSQVQYDEEKIKKVFNRPLHYLYDNSLYKLWMESGVEESLVSKMRKIFVNKAFYKNPNPEVKRPVQVYQTLQITNSMFIRFKRFDMDIDAAAVMIKAMNPKTKGQYLKEKKERKCTQPPGNLYFKEKDFKNMAVKSGLWKKEYVDALMIFYRFNRAKIHYLSTK; from the coding sequence GTGGGAATAGAAGGAGATGCAGGGGAATTTGCAGGAAAGGTAAAAGAAATATTGCTCCAATGTTCCGGAGTATGCATCTTTACTACCACGTGTGCAGAAGATGAAATCTCAAAACGTTTGAAGAGATTATTCGCAAAGTTTTACCGGGAGTCAGGCGGAAAACTGATTTTGAAGTATGTACTTTTTACAGAGGACGTGTCAACGGGGAATGGAAAACTCAAAGCGATTCAAAGTTCTAAGGAATTGCTGAAAAGCAAAGCATGTATGAATCAGGTAGTGAAAGAGAATCAAGAGATTCTTTTTCAGTTTATGAAATACCATGAAGAAGATATAAGTGCACAGAATGAAGAGGGAGGCGCGTTTGTCCAGACGATAAATGATTTGAGAGCTTCTGAGCAAAAGTCCAATGAGAATAAGCAGGACAAGGGAAGTTTTCGAATTGTGGTGATTAAGGCAGATTTAGATGGAATGGGAAGTGCTTTTCAGAAGATCCAAGATTTTGAGGTATATCAGAAAGTGAGCAGCATCCTGAACCAATATATATCCATGGAGTATTTAGAAGAAAAGGTCAGGGGATTTCAAATAAATAATAGCGAGTTTAAAGTATATCCTCTTTATGTTGCAGGTGATGATATCTTTTTTGCCGTGGGAATGGAAAATTTAATAGAAGGTATTAATCTTTGCAAATGGATTGTCAAAGAATTAAATAGTGCTATTGAGGATACGGTTGGCACCGCATCATTTAATAAACTGACGCTCAGCATTGGCTTGGACTTTGCCTTCAACCGGGAACCGATTCGCTACTATTTTGCACGTGTCGAGGATCAATTGAAGAAAGCTAAAAAAGCAAAAGCATTGAATAAAGGTGAAAGAGATCGGCTGGTTGCAAGAATCTGCATAAACGATGTCGTATATTACGATGTGAAGCGAGAGGAGAAAAAGGAAGAGGAAAATACCGAAGCAGAGTCGGACGTACCAAAATGGGAACATGTGATTCACGGATTAAAGGTAGCAAAAAGAGCAGAAAAAGAAGGAATTGAAGTGACTGCATTTCTTTACGAATTATTGAGAAAACTGAAGGTTCGAGAGGAAGATCCGACGGGAATAATACATAGCAATCTGGTATTATATCATCTTTTGCCTCAGTATTTAGATGATCCATGTAAGGAGAAAAGAAAAGCAGAACTTCTGTTATTAGAAAATATATTAAGTTTTATAAGTTTTGGCAAAAAGAATGAGACAAAGGAATTGAACTTTGATCAAACTTCTTGTACTAAACTGGTAAAATATATAAGTCTGCTTATATTGCTTTGCGATATTAGATTTAATATTAGGGAAGGCGAAAAATCTCAAGTACAGTATGATGAAGAAAAAATTAAAAAGGTATTTAACCGGCCGCTGCATTATCTTTATGACAATAGTTTGTATAAGTTGTGGATGGAATCAGGAGTGGAAGAAAGTCTAGTTAGCAAAATGAGAAAGATATTTGTAAATAAGGCGTTTTATAAAAATCCGAATCCAGAGGTGAAAAGACCTGTACAGGTTTACCAGACTCTGCAAATTACAAACTCCATGTTTATACGCTTTAAAAGATTCGATATGGATATTGATGCTGCGGCTGTAATGATAAAAGCCATGAATCCAAAGACAAAAGGGCAATATCTTAAAGAAAAGAAAGAGAGAAAATGCACACAGCCGCCTGGAAACTTGTATTTTAAGGAAAAGGATTTTAAGAATATGGCAGTAAAGTCTGGCTTATGGAAGAAAGAATATGTAGATGCCTTAATGATCTTTTATCGGTTTAACAGGGCTAAAATTCATTATCTGTCAACGAAATAA
- a CDS encoding recombinase family protein, with protein MVLFREKGVRFIAISNGVDSTHSESNEFAPFLNIMNEWYVRDTGRKIKSVLRNKGMEGKHLTSNVIYGYKKDPEDNNHWLIDEEAAAVVKRIFQLIIEGNGPMQVARILSVEKIERPSYYLAKQGLGTCRGKCDMTRPYSWTATTITDLVSKPEYMGHTVNFRTFKESYKDKHSQYANAQNNYTCSTYSKAKGHFENKCSQHHVRTDVVRHLILTTLQYTASYIKEHEDEILEKVRRSNILKQEADTKALTKKITKSEKRVAELDHLIKRIYEDNVSGILTDKRFDMLSADYEKE; from the coding sequence TTGGTTCTATTCCGTGAAAAAGGTGTCCGCTTTATTGCCATTTCCAATGGTGTTGACAGCACACATTCTGAATCCAATGAATTTGCACCATTCTTAAACATTATGAATGAATGGTATGTGCGTGATACCGGCCGGAAAATCAAGTCTGTGCTACGCAACAAGGGTATGGAGGGCAAGCATCTGACTTCTAATGTCATCTACGGATACAAAAAAGACCCAGAAGATAACAATCACTGGCTTATTGATGAAGAAGCCGCTGCCGTAGTAAAACGTATTTTCCAACTGATTATCGAAGGTAATGGTCCGATGCAGGTTGCAAGAATACTCTCAGTTGAAAAGATTGAACGTCCATCCTACTATCTTGCCAAGCAGGGACTCGGTACTTGCAGAGGCAAGTGCGATATGACAAGACCTTATTCCTGGACTGCTACCACCATCACAGACCTGGTATCAAAACCGGAATATATGGGGCATACTGTAAATTTCAGAACTTTTAAGGAATCTTACAAGGACAAGCATTCCCAATATGCCAATGCCCAGAATAATTACACCTGCTCAACCTATAGCAAGGCAAAGGGACATTTTGAAAACAAATGCTCCCAGCACCACGTAAGGACAGATGTGGTCAGACACCTGATTTTGACAACTTTGCAGTATACAGCAAGCTATATCAAAGAGCATGAGGATGAAATTCTGGAAAAGGTTAGAAGATCTAACATCTTGAAACAGGAAGCGGATACAAAGGCTCTCACTAAAAAGATTACCAAATCCGAAAAGCGGGTTGCTGAGCTTGACCATTTGATAAAACGTATTTATGAAGATAATGTATCCGGGATACTGACCGATAAGCGTTTCGATATGCTATCTGCTGACTATGAAAAGGAATAG
- a CDS encoding putative signal transducing protein, with product MPDLSILVELADYYDIEIKELLDGERSSTMNKEMKETLNKVADYEEWVKQKALKAGNLAFASMFLISVGAIIIQLLLAVNLRLVLGETLIALVGGIVYAFLMVHNGIWDKGLSQREALWRDFLTSVICAGIFSVLYGICLGRMGATEKQTIYLSLLFLGGIIIVAFIVLRILSYFNRKRRRISVNGEQRDLPTSKGGCTKIYNAKDIVEAARIVELLKEHGIAAFSQEAGASVAMHGASGFGMYGMDVLVETDEAKRALQIIETADDPQGSEKF from the coding sequence ATGCCAGATCTTAGTATATTGGTTGAACTTGCTGATTATTATGACATTGAAATAAAAGAGCTTCTGGATGGAGAAAGGAGTTCGACCATGAACAAAGAGATGAAAGAAACATTAAACAAAGTAGCTGATTATGAAGAGTGGGTAAAGCAAAAAGCCTTAAAAGCCGGAAATCTTGCTTTTGCATCGATGTTCCTGATCAGTGTAGGAGCGATTATCATACAGCTCCTATTGGCAGTAAACCTTCGTCTGGTGCTGGGAGAAACATTAATTGCTCTGGTGGGAGGAATTGTATATGCGTTTCTTATGGTACATAATGGTATTTGGGATAAAGGTTTGTCTCAGAGAGAGGCACTATGGAGAGATTTTCTCACCAGTGTAATCTGTGCAGGAATTTTCTCAGTGCTTTATGGTATATGCCTGGGAAGAATGGGGGCAACTGAGAAGCAAACGATATATTTGTCCTTACTTTTTCTGGGTGGAATCATAATCGTAGCATTTATTGTTCTCAGGATATTATCATATTTTAACAGGAAGAGGCGACGGATTTCAGTTAATGGGGAGCAAAGAGATCTTCCAACGTCAAAGGGAGGTTGTACAAAAATCTACAATGCCAAAGACATAGTAGAAGCGGCAAGAATTGTAGAACTGTTAAAAGAACATGGAATTGCTGCTTTTTCACAGGAAGCAGGTGCAAGTGTCGCTATGCATGGTGCATCAGGATTTGGTATGTACGGTATGGACGTATTGGTGGAAACCGATGAAGCGAAAAGGGCGTTGCAGATTATCGAAACTGCAGATGATCCTCAGGGATCAGAAAAATTTTGA
- a CDS encoding DUF6602 domain-containing protein: MSDEERFKKAIKNIKNNYKQIERSKVNQLYLEQDLHPTTIGTAREEIWGEIFEGLIPKKFVVERSVFLIDAKDNVSLEADLVIMDEMYTPYIFRYGSIKFIPIEAVAAVIQCKSTSVDKKSLGEWAESIKILRTSERAVARLATMFSTGPVLTQPSTRPILILCALKTEISNELEELFDIVLLAVKKGKSDIEDSYIDVRFNKEFDNLLKWFEALNFNNIDKTEDVWKKIHNADKAKKRLGGMKLEEFQVNDKNGKNISLLSFNLQFNQLLMLINNPMLFPHQDYAKLFQECEEE; this comes from the coding sequence ATGTCTGACGAGGAAAGATTTAAAAAAGCAATCAAAAACATCAAGAACAATTATAAGCAGATTGAACGATCGAAAGTAAATCAACTGTATCTTGAACAAGATTTACATCCGACTACGATTGGGACTGCAAGGGAAGAGATTTGGGGAGAAATATTCGAGGGCCTGATACCCAAAAAATTCGTGGTAGAAAGATCCGTCTTCCTCATTGATGCAAAGGATAATGTATCTTTGGAAGCAGATCTTGTGATTATGGATGAGATGTATACTCCGTACATATTCCGATATGGCAGTATAAAGTTCATACCAATCGAGGCAGTGGCCGCTGTGATACAATGCAAAAGCACGAGTGTGGATAAGAAGAGCCTGGGAGAATGGGCTGAGTCTATAAAGATATTGAGAACTTCTGAAAGAGCAGTGGCCAGATTAGCCACTATGTTTTCCACAGGACCAGTACTAACGCAGCCATCAACGCGCCCCATTCTTATACTGTGCGCGTTAAAAACTGAAATTAGCAATGAGTTGGAGGAGTTGTTTGATATCGTACTTTTGGCGGTAAAAAAAGGCAAATCAGATATTGAAGATAGTTATATCGATGTGCGGTTTAATAAGGAGTTTGATAATCTTCTGAAATGGTTCGAGGCATTGAACTTTAATAATATTGATAAAACGGAGGATGTGTGGAAAAAGATCCATAATGCAGATAAAGCAAAGAAAAGATTGGGCGGAATGAAATTAGAGGAGTTCCAAGTAAATGATAAGAATGGAAAGAACATATCCCTCTTATCCTTTAATCTACAGTTCAACCAACTATTGATGCTGATTAATAATCCCATGCTGTTTCCTCATCAAGATTATGCAAAGCTATTTCAGGAATGTGAGGAGGAATAA
- the cas6 gene encoding CRISPR system precrRNA processing endoribonuclease RAMP protein Cas6 has translation MYDKNLFSVTYLPLTIRLKCCEPVKLPAYLGSMLHGTLGWALLPQQKVYRYLFENRRRSTGQRDIVNPYIINTPPQKMNYQENDELVFQILLLGDGIKYAEDFVNVMTETSVFGLGAGRAKFELVDIRHGVSLHPIWDGEHLWQKEIVASALVDEIYENCQYCSIQMKTPLRIRRDGELLTQIDMPAIMRNITRRISDIVDRYGGYIDREKAETICDMAREIKQKNAEIYVCHLERYSSRKGEKMDMSGVMGSLAYQGELTAFTPWLNAASVLHIGRNVTFGYGQVNVVFA, from the coding sequence ATGTATGATAAGAATTTGTTTTCCGTAACCTACTTGCCATTAACAATTCGATTAAAATGCTGCGAACCAGTGAAACTTCCGGCTTATTTAGGCTCTATGCTCCACGGAACGCTAGGGTGGGCCCTTTTGCCTCAACAAAAGGTGTATCGCTACTTATTTGAAAACCGAAGAAGAAGTACAGGACAAAGAGATATCGTAAATCCATATATAATCAACACGCCGCCACAGAAAATGAATTATCAAGAAAATGATGAACTTGTGTTTCAGATCCTGCTGCTTGGCGATGGGATAAAGTATGCAGAGGACTTTGTAAATGTAATGACAGAGACATCTGTATTTGGCTTAGGGGCAGGCAGGGCAAAGTTCGAACTGGTTGATATACGCCATGGAGTCAGCCTTCATCCAATATGGGATGGGGAACATCTGTGGCAGAAAGAGATTGTGGCAAGTGCATTGGTAGATGAGATTTATGAAAATTGCCAGTATTGTTCTATTCAGATGAAGACGCCACTACGGATCAGGAGAGATGGCGAATTGCTGACTCAGATTGATATGCCTGCCATTATGCGAAATATAACCAGGCGGATATCAGATATTGTAGATAGGTATGGCGGATATATAGATAGAGAAAAGGCAGAAACCATATGCGATATGGCCAGGGAAATCAAACAAAAGAATGCAGAGATATATGTATGCCATCTAGAGCGATATTCCAGTAGAAAAGGCGAAAAAATGGACATGAGCGGTGTGATGGGATCATTAGCATATCAAGGAGAACTCACAGCGTTTACACCTTGGCTAAATGCGGCCAGTGTACTTCATATAGGCAGAAATGTGACATTTGGGTATGGACAGGTTAACGTCGTCTTTGCCTAG
- a CDS encoding RAMP superfamily CRISPR-associated protein — protein MERIKIELTTLSNLFIGDTPSSFEIGGIDQYTKTDFYNKPLVPASSLKGVLRRIISDMETDGTAEEIAKAYKDYFKDLKEKNIRNLEKVADKIEPERKKGINDRFEKTIEEASAEYLFGVQGFNDAPKLIFNDLVVKEGQEERELFSIDSKNRIDVVEDQLSAKPRTYKTVRPGVVFTGDILLYRMERLGIKGIREFVENSLLEFNSGIYRLGGSGSRGYGRVRIEVR, from the coding sequence ATGGAAAGAATTAAGATAGAATTAACGACGTTATCAAATCTGTTTATTGGGGATACTCCGTCCTCATTTGAGATTGGAGGCATAGATCAGTATACGAAGACCGATTTTTATAATAAGCCATTGGTTCCTGCCTCTTCTTTAAAGGGCGTGCTGCGCAGAATTATCAGCGACATGGAGACTGACGGTACGGCAGAGGAGATTGCAAAGGCATATAAAGATTATTTTAAAGATTTAAAAGAAAAGAATATAAGGAATTTGGAAAAAGTGGCAGATAAGATTGAACCTGAGAGAAAAAAGGGAATTAATGACCGGTTTGAAAAGACGATTGAAGAGGCATCTGCGGAATACCTGTTTGGAGTTCAGGGATTTAATGATGCTCCCAAACTGATTTTTAATGATCTGGTGGTAAAAGAAGGCCAGGAAGAAAGAGAATTATTTTCAATAGATTCCAAAAATAGAATTGATGTTGTGGAAGACCAGTTAAGTGCAAAGCCAAGAACCTATAAAACGGTGCGTCCAGGAGTTGTTTTTACCGGAGATATTCTGCTCTATCGAATGGAAAGACTTGGGATAAAGGGCATTAGAGAGTTTGTAGAAAATTCTTTGCTGGAGTTCAATTCAGGTATTTATCGTCTTGGAGGCTCTGGCAGCAGAGGTTATGGCAGAGTCCGGATTGAGGTCAGATAG
- a CDS encoding HNH endonuclease: MKFEYIPKIRAQESFGYIDFPDKFYRFIDEFNIVGVRWLQPTTISASYFLRVLQEGSSAKARGYGRGNNKENDELSIQMQDFYHPLLDHGALWKVKNDNVICTAMPYGDRESITDGFYRMVNMFHYPETMKMEFLDDKYRFRINGDHMIAIYCDSSQENFNPNCSDKELRRKAIQHSAQGFLRYQTTTGSYVRDRYVSEYAKRRAHGICQLCDKPAPFSDCDGNPFLETHHIIWLADGGADSIENTVALCPNCHRKMHTLNLSEDVEKLLKIATIAD; this comes from the coding sequence ATGAAATTTGAATACATACCTAAGATTCGTGCGCAAGAATCGTTTGGATATATCGATTTTCCAGATAAGTTCTACAGATTTATAGATGAATTTAACATTGTAGGTGTTAGATGGTTACAACCTACAACCATCAGTGCATCTTATTTTTTGAGAGTACTTCAGGAGGGTTCATCAGCAAAGGCACGTGGATATGGAAGAGGTAATAACAAAGAGAATGATGAATTATCGATTCAAATGCAGGATTTTTATCACCCCCTTCTGGATCATGGTGCTTTATGGAAAGTGAAAAATGACAATGTGATATGTACTGCAATGCCATATGGTGATAGGGAATCTATCACTGATGGGTTTTATAGAATGGTTAATATGTTCCATTATCCGGAAACAATGAAGATGGAGTTTTTAGATGATAAATATCGATTTCGGATTAACGGTGATCATATGATTGCCATCTATTGTGATTCATCACAAGAGAATTTTAACCCGAATTGCTCAGATAAGGAATTACGTAGAAAAGCAATCCAGCATTCTGCTCAGGGATTCTTACGTTATCAAACAACAACTGGTTCATATGTTCGTGATCGTTATGTGAGCGAGTATGCCAAAAGGCGTGCACACGGAATTTGTCAGTTATGTGATAAGCCGGCTCCCTTTTCTGATTGTGATGGAAATCCATTTCTTGAAACACATCATATTATTTGGCTTGCTGATGGAGGAGCAGATTCGATAGAAAATACCGTAGCACTTTGTCCAAATTGTCATAGGAAAATGCATACTTTAAATCTTAGTGAAGATGTTGAAAAACTTCTAAAGATTGCTACAATAGCAGATTAG
- a CDS encoding DUF4368 domain-containing protein, with translation MLHKYTDFSELATPMIHEFIDRIEVHEADKSTGERTQEIDIYLKYVGKLDVPMPELTPEELAEEER, from the coding sequence ATGCTGCATAAGTACACAGATTTTTCTGAATTGGCTACACCAATGATTCACGAATTTATAGACCGAATCGAAGTGCATGAGGCTGACAAGTCAACCGGGGAACGCACACAGGAAATCGACATTTATCTCAAATATGTAGGTAAACTGGATGTTCCAATGCCAGAGCTAACACCGGAGGAATTAGCCGAAGAAGAACGGTAA
- a CDS encoding aminotransferase class V-fold PLP-dependent enzyme, translating into MERIYFDNGSTSWPKAPKVAESMAELLTNGAFNINRGNYEGAYEVAGIVLETREQLKRLFHAADSRSVIFSPGITYSLNYFIQGFLKSGDHVIVTGIEHNAVMRPLHQMASRGVTYDIAPADEQGNVSAEEMERLVRPQTRAIIASHASNVCGTIVPIREIGEMCRRRHLIFAVDTAQTAGTLDIDMQKCGIDFLAFTGHKGLLGPQGIGGFLISEELDRQMQPYIAGGTGSQSDSFEMPDNLPDKYESGTMNLPGIIGLHAALSYLEETGIEKIHDRKMELTEYFLESIKELPGIRIAGRQDVRQRVAVVSLDFQTSDNAVVAFELEQRADIMTRVGLHCAPLAHRTLHTFPQGTIRFAFSASNTKEEIDICIRTLRELV; encoded by the coding sequence ATGGAAAGAATATACTTTGACAATGGCAGCACATCCTGGCCAAAAGCGCCAAAGGTCGCAGAGTCTATGGCGGAACTTCTGACGAATGGCGCGTTCAATATCAACCGGGGCAATTATGAAGGCGCATACGAAGTGGCTGGAATCGTGCTGGAGACCAGGGAGCAGCTTAAGCGGCTGTTCCATGCCGCAGATTCAAGAAGCGTAATATTCTCCCCGGGCATTACCTATTCCCTGAACTATTTTATTCAGGGGTTCCTTAAGAGCGGGGATCATGTAATCGTGACCGGAATCGAGCACAATGCGGTGATGCGCCCTCTTCACCAGATGGCGAGCCGGGGCGTGACGTATGACATTGCTCCTGCGGATGAGCAAGGGAATGTCAGCGCAGAAGAGATGGAGAGGCTGGTTCGGCCGCAGACAAGGGCAATCATCGCCTCGCATGCATCCAATGTCTGCGGAACCATCGTGCCCATCCGGGAAATCGGGGAAATGTGCCGCCGGAGGCATCTTATTTTTGCGGTGGATACGGCGCAGACGGCCGGAACTCTTGACATAGACATGCAGAAATGCGGCATCGACTTCCTGGCATTCACCGGGCACAAAGGGCTTCTGGGTCCCCAGGGGATTGGCGGGTTTCTGATATCCGAGGAGCTGGACCGCCAGATGCAGCCCTATATTGCGGGCGGAACAGGGAGCCAGTCAGATTCCTTCGAGATGCCGGATAATCTGCCGGACAAGTATGAGAGCGGGACAATGAATCTGCCGGGAATTATCGGGCTGCATGCTGCGCTGTCTTATCTTGAAGAGACGGGGATAGAGAAGATTCACGACAGGAAGATGGAACTGACAGAGTATTTTCTTGAGAGTATAAAGGAATTGCCGGGAATCCGGATTGCCGGAAGGCAGGACGTAAGACAGCGCGTAGCCGTGGTGTCTCTTGACTTTCAGACCAGCGATAACGCAGTCGTGGCATTTGAACTGGAGCAGCGGGCAGACATTATGACGAGAGTCGGCCTTCACTGCGCGCCGCTGGCTCATCGGACGCTGCATACATTTCCACAGGGGACTATCCGCTTTGCATTTAGCGCAAGCAACACTAAAGAGGAGATTGATATTTGTATTCGGACGCTGCGCGAACTTGTCTGA